The Triticum aestivum cultivar Chinese Spring chromosome 7B, IWGSC CS RefSeq v2.1, whole genome shotgun sequence genome window below encodes:
- the LOC123159342 gene encoding cytochrome c biogenesis CcmF C-terminal-like mitochondrial protein: MVRLRSTNTNKIQFTQRLPLGPELHMGKECCCLRGLDHLHGPTSHSICGNLMIYKPSPTSERFMFEHDESLRADLLPINFPASYENGKLEDFLHRWMKNHEHKNFWFSMFPERRYFFSIRETRSTTEVAIHTNPFTYLYAPIGTGSSRTGGWYTTIMKLPFIFSIRIGFLLASSGGSRSLLRQLQKDKLHWNRESFVHNCIKGVKIVAAARRGSTFDIE, from the coding sequence ATGGTGCGGCTTAGGTCAACTAATACGAATAAGATACAGTTCACTCAACGATTGCCCTTGGGTCCCGAACTCCATATGGGGAAGGAATGTTGTTGTTTGCGAGGTCTCGATCATTTACATGGACCCACTTCTCATTCCATTTGTGGGAATTTGATGATTTATAAACCGTCCCCAACGAGCGAAAGGTTCATGTTTGAACATGATGAATCACTTCGTGCCGACCTGTTGCCCATAAACTTTCCTGCCTCATATGAGAATGGAAAACTAGAAGATTTTCTGCATCGGTGGATGAAGAATCACGAACATAAGAATTTCTGGTTTAGCATGTTCCCAGAAAGAAGATACTTTTTTTCCATTCGAGAAACGAGGAGCACGACTGAAGTGGCTATACATACAAATCCATTTACATATCTATATGCTCCAATTGGAACTGGAAGTTCCAGAACTGGCGGCTGGTATACCACCATAATGAAATTGCCTTTTATTTTTAGTATTCGGATAGGATTTCTGTTGGCTTCATCGGGAGGCTCGCGTAGTTTGTTACGTCAACTCCAAAAGGATAAGTTGCATTGGAATCGAGAAAGTTTCGTTCATAATTGCATAAAAGGAGTAAAAATAGTGGCTGCGGCGCGTCGAGGGTCAACCTTTGATATCGAATAA
- the LOC123158560 gene encoding uncharacterized protein, with protein MPLPAGLEGFPFTTFQAELEAFTVKLRAEQEAPVPKAKVKEVKAKVKKAKAKEAKPEVEAKSKEVKAKVELRTLTKEEEEALIKFVALLEKEEDFLDAKAEAEKEAEKCGSKRKVELERDEEGAAFLAWIESTKPPTDQVDYSDGDVSDGYHSQDDAIGSDGRVMSRYERRVQANNARWPFLVGA; from the exons TCCAGGCGGAGCTAGAGGCCTTCACCGTCAAGTTgagggcggagcaggaggcgcccGTCCCCAAGGCCAAGGTGAAGGAGGTCAAGGCCAAG gtcaagaaggccaaggcgaAGGAGGCCAAGCCGGAGGTCGAGGCCAAGTCAAAGGAGGTCAAGGCCAAGGTGGAGTTGAGGACCCtcaccaaggaggaggaggaggcgctcaTCAAGTTCGTGGcgctgctggagaaggaggaggacttCCTCGACGCCAAGgcggaggcggagaaggaggcggagaaGTGTGGCTCCAAGAGGAAGGTGGAGTTGGAGCGGGATGAGGAGGGGGCAGCGTTCCTGGCGTGGATCGAGTCCACCAAGCCACCGACGGACCAAGTGGATTACTCGGATGGGGATGTGTCGGACGGCTACCACTCGCAGGACGACGCCATCGGCAGCGACGGCAGGGTCATGTCGCGGTATGAGCGCCGCGTTCAGGCCAACAACGCTCGCTGGCCTTTCTTGGTGGGGGCCTAA